The Geoglobus acetivorans genome window below encodes:
- a CDS encoding ribonuclease VapC, whose amino-acid sequence MHVLDTSAIILRKAIYDDMVTVPEVVNEIRDENSKLYFEIKNIRVEDAREEFISEVKKAAQKTGDIYKLSETDIRVLAKALEYNATVVSDDYAVQNVAKKLGLKLEKILQKGIEKEFKWIRVCKGCGRRTEKEVCEICGSETRLKKVVKG is encoded by the coding sequence ATGCATGTCCTCGACACATCTGCAATAATACTCCGGAAGGCGATCTATGATGATATGGTAACAGTCCCGGAGGTTGTTAACGAAATCAGGGATGAGAACTCCAAGCTCTATTTTGAGATTAAGAATATCCGAGTTGAGGATGCGAGGGAAGAATTCATCTCCGAGGTGAAAAAAGCGGCACAAAAAACCGGGGACATTTACAAGCTCAGCGAGACAGATATACGGGTTCTGGCGAAGGCTCTGGAATATAATGCGACAGTTGTTAGCGATGATTATGCTGTTCAGAATGTGGCGAAAAAGCTCGGTTTGAAACTGGAAAAAATTCTGCAAAAGGGCATTGAAAAAGAATTTAAATGGATTCGTGTATGTAAGGGTTGTGGCAGGAGAACTGAGAAAGAGGTATGTGAGATTTGCGGAAGCGAAACCAGGCTTAAAAAGGTGGTGAAAGGATGA
- a CDS encoding orotate phosphoribosyltransferase-like protein produces MSKIEELVERAKQLKEKGLTTGEIADELNISRDTAIWLLTSSRTERPPSDIYVELKSINGSSFRLREMARILADMVLDAGDADVIVGVATSGIPVATMVAEEIGCELSIYYPKKLKWDGEESHARGTFSENFANVSGKACVIVDDIITTGKTIHEVAESIRKRGGNVLAAAVIVDKRSHDDVEGIPVLSVLKVFRI; encoded by the coding sequence ATGAGCAAAATTGAGGAACTTGTTGAAAGAGCAAAGCAGCTCAAGGAGAAGGGTCTGACCACTGGCGAGATTGCTGATGAATTGAATATATCCCGTGATACCGCAATCTGGCTTTTAACCAGTTCAAGAACGGAAAGACCTCCATCTGATATTTATGTTGAGCTGAAAAGCATTAATGGTTCATCATTCAGGCTCAGAGAGATGGCGAGGATACTTGCCGATATGGTTCTTGATGCTGGAGATGCAGACGTCATTGTTGGCGTTGCAACTTCCGGCATTCCGGTAGCGACGATGGTCGCTGAGGAGATTGGCTGTGAGCTTTCGATATACTATCCAAAGAAACTCAAATGGGATGGCGAGGAAAGCCATGCGAGGGGAACGTTCAGCGAGAACTTTGCAAACGTTTCTGGAAAGGCGTGTGTGATTGTTGATGACATCATCACCACAGGAAAAACAATTCACGAGGTGGCCGAGAGCATAAGGAAAAGGGGCGGAAACGTCCTCGCAGCAGCGGTGATAGTAGATAAGAGGAGTCACGATGATGTGGAGGGTATCCCAGTTCTGAGCGTTCTCAAGGTATTCAGAATATGA
- the aglJ gene encoding S-layer glycoprotein N-glycosyltransferase AglJ: MNVRILIPALNEEETIGDVIEGFKRQGFERITVIDGNSTDRTRDIAKEKGAEVIVQSGKGKGQAVREAFEILDDDVIVMIDADSTYMPEDVQKLLEPIEKGVADHVVGNRLLNFEEGAFRRLNLLGNRIINLIFRILYGVNLQDILSGYRAMTKEVYKNVNLEKMGFEVETELTVETIANGFRIMEVPIYYRKRRGKTKLKPFSDGYRIVYTIYNLLGRYSPGRYFYLIGLVFLLLGFAGGIYVVYDWFRNVSHFLLVNLVSMLVVSGILIIAVGFLSDSMMRVNIQIKREMREIRRRLEELESKGD, encoded by the coding sequence ATGAATGTTAGAATACTCATTCCGGCCCTGAATGAGGAGGAGACAATCGGAGATGTGATAGAGGGATTCAAAAGGCAGGGCTTTGAGAGGATCACGGTTATAGATGGAAACAGCACTGACAGAACGAGAGACATAGCGAAGGAGAAAGGGGCAGAGGTAATTGTTCAGAGCGGGAAGGGCAAGGGACAGGCAGTGAGGGAGGCTTTTGAGATTCTTGATGATGATGTTATCGTGATGATTGATGCCGACAGCACGTACATGCCCGAAGATGTTCAAAAGCTGCTCGAACCGATTGAAAAGGGGGTAGCTGACCATGTTGTGGGAAACCGGCTTCTGAACTTCGAAGAAGGAGCTTTCAGAAGGTTAAATCTTCTCGGAAACAGGATAATCAATCTGATTTTCAGGATTCTATATGGGGTGAACCTTCAGGACATACTTTCAGGCTATCGTGCCATGACGAAAGAGGTCTACAAAAATGTAAACCTCGAGAAGATGGGATTTGAGGTTGAGACTGAACTGACGGTCGAGACGATAGCAAACGGCTTCAGGATCATGGAGGTTCCGATTTACTACAGGAAGAGGAGGGGGAAAACCAAACTGAAACCGTTCAGCGACGGTTACAGGATAGTGTATACGATATACAATCTTCTTGGGCGGTACAGTCCGGGGAGGTACTTTTATCTTATTGGACTCGTTTTTCTCCTTCTGGGATTTGCTGGCGGAATTTACGTTGTTTACGACTGGTTCAGGAACGTTTCTCACTTCCTGCTCGTCAATCTCGTATCAATGCTTGTGGTGAGCGGGATTCTGATAATTGCCGTTGGCTTTCTGAGCGATTCAATGATGAGGGTCAACATTCAGATCAAAAGAGAGATGAGAGAAATCCGGAGGAGGCTTGAAGAACTTGAAAGTAAAGGAGATTGA
- a CDS encoding CofH family radical SAM protein: MKNLKVKEIEDLFYRDLHELGKMADQINGRIATFSVNKHINYSNVCVSRCPICAYYRSDGFLLRPEEVVDEALRAYRLGARELHIVGSHNPDVNVEYFERIFREIREKTDGNVVIKALTATEVSYYARKEKMSIREYLSRLKDAGLDMLPGGGAEILADRIRKRIAPNKANSKEWLRVMEVAHNAGVRSNATMLFGHIESYRDRAIHLYRLRRLQEKTGGFVSFIPLVFHPANTSFDGLHKVSPQEILKTIAVSRIALSNFKGIKAYWVMIGEKLAQVALNYGANDVDGTVMGERIAHSAGAKTPLELAKEKLVDLIRDAGKIPAERDAFFNVLGVHS; this comes from the coding sequence TTGAAGAACTTGAAAGTAAAGGAGATTGAGGATCTGTTTTACCGGGATCTGCACGAGCTTGGAAAAATGGCGGATCAGATTAACGGAAGGATCGCCACCTTTTCGGTTAACAAGCACATAAATTACTCCAACGTGTGCGTTTCCAGATGCCCGATATGTGCGTATTACAGGTCTGACGGGTTTTTGTTGAGGCCTGAGGAGGTTGTGGATGAGGCTTTGAGAGCATACAGGCTTGGTGCGAGAGAGCTGCATATCGTTGGCAGCCACAATCCTGACGTCAATGTTGAGTACTTTGAAAGGATTTTCAGGGAAATAAGGGAAAAAACAGACGGAAATGTGGTTATAAAGGCTCTTACCGCAACGGAGGTGAGCTATTATGCCAGAAAGGAGAAAATGAGCATCAGAGAATATCTCTCCAGGCTGAAGGATGCGGGACTCGACATGCTTCCGGGTGGTGGAGCAGAGATACTTGCCGACCGGATAAGGAAAAGAATAGCCCCGAATAAAGCGAACTCAAAGGAGTGGCTGAGGGTTATGGAGGTCGCCCACAATGCTGGAGTCAGAAGCAATGCGACGATGCTCTTCGGTCATATTGAGAGTTACAGGGACAGGGCAATCCATCTGTACAGGCTTAGAAGGCTGCAGGAAAAAACAGGGGGTTTTGTTTCCTTTATTCCTTTAGTATTTCATCCAGCAAACACCTCGTTTGACGGTCTTCACAAAGTCTCTCCTCAGGAGATTTTGAAGACCATAGCGGTATCGAGAATCGCACTTTCTAACTTCAAGGGGATTAAGGCTTACTGGGTGATGATCGGAGAAAAGCTCGCTCAGGTCGCTCTCAACTACGGTGCAAATGACGTTGATGGAACGGTCATGGGCGAGAGAATCGCACATTCTGCCGGAGCGAAAACGCCTCTGGAGCTTGCAAAGGAGAAGCTTGTTGACCTGATCAGAGACGCAGGAAAAATTCCCGCAGAGAGGGATGCGTTTTTCAACGTTCTGGGGGTTCACTCATGA
- a CDS encoding MqnA/MqnD/SBP family protein: protein MRVGKFGLVNNFLPYYHLEKEQKYEFVEEHPKKLAEMLLEGKIDYAPVPSFFYLKNSERLRKYSFCVGSDGEVYSVVVVSRKKRLDDSPIAVTSKSMTSVSMLEIIRRQKGLINRLVPHSGNFFEMLKDFDHALVIGDEAITARMVFRVVMDVGEEWKDLTGLPAVFGISASLMSADASHVDSDILRSYQKGLKNIDEIAEIASLKYRMPVEFLRTYFKALVHRMGRKEEKSLRVFGELSHECGLL, encoded by the coding sequence ATGAGGGTTGGTAAATTTGGGCTTGTCAATAACTTTCTGCCTTACTATCATCTTGAAAAAGAGCAGAAGTATGAGTTTGTTGAGGAGCACCCAAAAAAACTCGCAGAAATGCTTCTGGAAGGTAAAATCGACTATGCTCCGGTACCGAGCTTTTTCTATTTGAAGAACAGCGAGAGGTTGAGGAAATACTCTTTCTGCGTTGGGAGTGATGGGGAGGTTTACAGCGTTGTTGTTGTCTCCAGGAAAAAGAGGCTTGATGACTCGCCAATTGCCGTTACTTCAAAATCCATGACTTCTGTCAGCATGCTTGAAATTATACGAAGGCAAAAGGGTTTGATAAACCGTCTTGTGCCTCACAGCGGGAATTTCTTCGAGATGCTGAAGGATTTCGATCACGCTCTTGTTATTGGTGATGAGGCGATAACTGCAAGGATGGTGTTCAGGGTCGTCATGGATGTGGGGGAGGAATGGAAGGATCTCACAGGGTTGCCTGCTGTATTCGGAATTTCTGCTTCGCTGATGAGCGCTGATGCCTCACATGTGGACTCGGACATATTGAGGTCATATCAGAAGGGGCTGAAAAACATCGACGAAATTGCCGAGATAGCAAGCCTGAAATACAGGATGCCCGTTGAATTTCTGAGGACTTATTTCAAAGCGCTCGTTCACAGGATGGGCAGAAAGGAAGAAAAGAGCCTCAGGGTTTTTGGTGAGCTGAGTCATGAATGCGGATTACTTTGA
- the mqnC gene encoding cyclic dehypoxanthinyl futalosine synthase, whose translation MNADYFEKNIAGEDLSFEEALELFELPLYELGYIADRIRARKCGNEVGFVVDRNINYTNVCVSKCKFCAFYARDGRDSYLLSHEEILARIEEAVDHGATQIMLQGGINPELGIEWFEGLFRKIKSKFDVDIHSLSPPEIVYLSRMERISIKEVISRLREAGLDSIPGGGAEILSDEVRLEISSKGTVDDWLRVMKTAHEIGMKTTATMMFGHIENERHIIEHLFRIRDLQKETGGFTAFIPWSFQPGNTELYGRIRKPAPPLRYLQILAVSRIVLHNIRNIQVSWLTQGMDVATLALSFGANDFGGVMLEENVVRATGKPFRPARVDEIVARIKSAGRVPYRRDTYYNVLEYY comes from the coding sequence ATGAATGCGGATTACTTTGAAAAGAATATCGCTGGCGAGGATCTGAGCTTTGAGGAAGCTCTGGAGCTTTTTGAATTGCCGCTGTATGAGCTGGGATACATAGCCGACAGAATCCGGGCGAGGAAATGCGGAAACGAGGTTGGATTCGTTGTCGACAGAAATATCAATTACACTAACGTCTGCGTTTCGAAATGCAAGTTCTGTGCTTTTTATGCCAGAGATGGGCGCGATTCATATCTGCTGAGCCATGAGGAAATTCTGGCAAGGATTGAGGAGGCTGTGGATCACGGAGCCACTCAGATAATGCTACAGGGGGGGATTAATCCCGAACTTGGCATTGAGTGGTTCGAGGGGCTTTTCAGGAAAATTAAGAGCAAATTCGATGTGGACATCCACAGCCTGTCACCTCCTGAGATCGTTTATCTTTCCAGGATGGAGAGGATCAGCATTAAGGAGGTAATATCGAGGCTCAGAGAAGCGGGTCTGGATTCCATTCCGGGCGGTGGAGCAGAGATACTTTCTGATGAGGTCAGGCTGGAAATAAGCAGCAAGGGTACTGTGGATGACTGGCTGAGAGTCATGAAAACGGCACATGAGATCGGGATGAAAACAACAGCCACAATGATGTTCGGGCATATTGAAAACGAGAGACACATCATTGAGCATCTTTTCAGAATCAGGGATTTGCAGAAGGAAACCGGTGGTTTTACTGCTTTCATCCCCTGGAGCTTTCAGCCTGGAAATACTGAGCTTTACGGAAGGATAAGAAAACCTGCACCCCCTCTGAGATACCTGCAGATACTTGCGGTTTCGAGAATAGTGCTTCATAACATCCGGAACATCCAGGTTTCCTGGTTAACGCAGGGAATGGATGTCGCAACCCTCGCGCTCAGCTTCGGTGCCAACGACTTTGGTGGTGTGATGCTGGAGGAAAACGTTGTCAGAGCTACCGGAAAGCCATTCCGACCTGCGAGAGTTGATGAAATTGTCGCGAGGATAAAATCTGCCGGGAGGGTCCCGTACAGAAGGGACACGTATTACAACGTCCTGGAGTATTATTGA
- a CDS encoding cation:proton antiporter encodes MEIAIAGLVCLIFAIIARKLSFPAIPVYIIAGLALGSSGFGILQADEVSKKIAEFGVVFLLFYIGLHINPREVGAKRKTIFASGFYDLLINFALVFILLFATGFELSRAFIIASSLYISSSAIVLQSLIENRKLILKEAEIVVWMMVFEDIVIAILIVLNSVGFSDLLYFFAKLTLFTVLVLILSNTAPKYLDRVMERDDEAPLLLVFSAGLLGLAIEELFQIPYAFAAILIGLMFSQVKSVEEMVIPFKDVFLILFFFFFGVSTKFDMGGLALGIVLAIVAISGKVVSGLLTGLRTEKSWKSGLEIGLNTIARGEFSIFMAFAFGDVLISSAITVTVLITSILGSLTSRYSERIISALGRASQ; translated from the coding sequence ATGGAGATCGCAATTGCCGGGCTGGTCTGCCTGATTTTTGCGATAATTGCAAGGAAGCTATCTTTTCCGGCAATCCCAGTCTACATTATCGCGGGACTTGCTCTGGGAAGCTCCGGGTTTGGGATACTGCAGGCTGACGAGGTCTCAAAAAAGATAGCCGAATTCGGTGTCGTTTTCCTGCTTTTCTACATAGGCCTGCACATAAACCCAAGAGAAGTGGGAGCCAAGAGAAAAACAATATTCGCTTCAGGCTTTTATGACCTGCTCATAAACTTTGCACTTGTCTTTATTCTGCTATTTGCCACCGGATTTGAGCTGTCCAGAGCATTCATCATAGCATCCTCACTGTACATTTCAAGCTCCGCCATCGTTCTTCAATCACTCATCGAGAACAGGAAGCTCATCCTCAAAGAAGCCGAAATCGTTGTCTGGATGATGGTTTTTGAGGATATAGTCATTGCAATCCTGATCGTCCTGAACAGCGTAGGTTTTTCTGACCTGCTATACTTTTTTGCCAAGCTGACTTTATTCACAGTCCTGGTGCTGATCCTCTCAAACACCGCGCCCAAGTACCTCGACAGAGTTATGGAAAGAGATGATGAGGCTCCTCTCCTCCTTGTCTTTTCTGCCGGTCTCCTCGGTCTGGCAATTGAAGAGCTTTTCCAGATACCCTACGCATTCGCCGCCATACTCATTGGACTGATGTTTTCACAGGTCAAAAGCGTGGAGGAGATGGTCATACCATTCAAAGATGTTTTTCTGATCCTGTTCTTCTTCTTTTTCGGAGTTTCAACGAAGTTCGATATGGGTGGACTCGCTCTTGGAATTGTTCTCGCCATAGTTGCTATTTCAGGAAAAGTTGTCTCCGGACTCCTAACCGGATTGAGAACAGAGAAATCCTGGAAGTCGGGACTTGAAATTGGACTCAATACAATTGCAAGGGGTGAATTTTCAATATTCATGGCTTTCGCATTCGGAGATGTGCTGATCTCCTCCGCAATAACAGTAACGGTCCTGATAACGTCGATACTTGGTTCACTGACCTCAAGGTATTCGGAGAGAATAATCTCCGCGCTGGGCAGAGCCAGTCAATAA
- a CDS encoding cation:proton antiporter regulatory subunit produces MVRLTGMEGIGTKYELETSKGDKIAVVFLLNRRVQLYIQEKGCEKPCSIEMSENESKRLATILSGAPVEKEKESIEVDFMGIPDLTLALHTYTVGRSMAGKTIEELAIRKRTGVNVIAVSRKGNTIISPPPHLIFEEDDQIVVIGNKDQIERFEKEILGA; encoded by the coding sequence ATGGTCCGTCTCACAGGTATGGAAGGCATAGGAACAAAATATGAACTTGAAACGTCAAAAGGGGATAAGATAGCAGTGGTATTCCTACTCAACCGAAGAGTCCAGCTGTACATACAGGAGAAAGGCTGTGAGAAACCATGTTCTATTGAAATGAGCGAAAACGAGTCAAAGAGACTTGCCACAATCCTCAGCGGCGCTCCAGTTGAGAAAGAGAAGGAGAGCATAGAGGTGGATTTCATGGGAATACCGGATCTGACACTTGCACTACACACCTACACGGTCGGCAGGAGCATGGCGGGTAAAACAATTGAAGAGCTTGCAATAAGAAAAAGAACAGGGGTAAACGTCATAGCAGTATCGAGAAAAGGCAATACCATAATCAGTCCGCCCCCACATCTGATATTCGAGGAAGATGATCAGATAGTGGTTATTGGAAACAAAGACCAGATTGAAAGGTTTGAAAAGGAGATACTGGGTGCCTGA
- a CDS encoding HAD-IIA family hydrolase: MDIEGLILDVDGVISRGRKPIERAIEGYRLLRDAGIKTVFVSNNSARSRRMMVEKFSGYGMDVDEAEIIVATHATAVFIRERDGKSRVYTTGEHGLVEELENEGHEVVEGLDADYLVAASNRNINFEIFTKALRLALNDEVKYVAVNPDRIFPGEDGPVPGTGLVIGAVYWMTGREPDAVVGKPSRVIVEQAVQMLGVERDRIAIVGDQIEIDVLAGKNSGLKTVLVLSGVTTRDNYEKKVNEAGLTPDFVFGDLYDFAQRVISRK; the protein is encoded by the coding sequence ATGGACATTGAGGGGCTCATTCTGGATGTTGATGGTGTTATATCCCGGGGTAGAAAGCCCATAGAAAGGGCCATTGAGGGTTACAGGCTTTTGAGGGATGCGGGGATAAAAACAGTCTTTGTTTCCAACAATTCTGCAAGAAGCAGAAGGATGATGGTTGAGAAGTTTTCAGGCTATGGGATGGATGTGGATGAGGCCGAGATAATTGTTGCAACGCACGCGACTGCGGTTTTCATAAGAGAACGTGATGGAAAATCGAGGGTGTATACAACCGGAGAGCATGGACTTGTGGAGGAGCTGGAAAATGAAGGACATGAGGTTGTAGAGGGTCTCGATGCAGATTATCTTGTTGCGGCATCGAACAGAAACATAAACTTCGAGATTTTCACGAAGGCTCTGAGACTTGCTTTGAATGACGAAGTGAAGTACGTGGCGGTAAACCCTGACAGGATATTTCCGGGTGAAGACGGGCCTGTTCCCGGAACAGGCCTTGTTATTGGAGCAGTTTACTGGATGACCGGAAGGGAGCCGGATGCAGTGGTTGGAAAACCGTCCAGGGTAATCGTGGAGCAGGCGGTGCAGATGCTTGGTGTTGAGAGAGACAGGATAGCCATAGTCGGGGATCAGATTGAGATAGATGTCCTTGCAGGGAAAAATTCAGGGTTAAAGACGGTTCTGGTACTTTCAGGGGTTACAACCAGAGATAATTACGAAAAAAAGGTAAATGAGGCTGGACTAACTCCGGATTTTGTTTTTGGAGATCTCTATGACTTTGCTCAGAGGGTGATTTCCCGGAAGTAA
- a CDS encoding P-loop NTPase encodes MHQTVSDQEIQERLAGIGRKIAVMSGKGGVGKSTVTALLAIHLARKGKKVAILDADFLGPSIPKLFGLDDASIGFTEKGIEPAITRKYGIKVLSIQFLLPEKDTPVIWRGPMIAGVIKDLIGKTNWEGVDYLLFDLPPGTGDAPLTLMQTANLDGVVMVASPTELTSIIVEKALNMAKMMNTRVTGLVENMSYFKCPHCGVISHIFGKHRARKLAEKYGLEVLAEIPIDPELAELSDLGEIESYETDYFREITL; translated from the coding sequence ATGCATCAGACAGTTAGTGATCAGGAAATTCAGGAAAGGCTCGCAGGCATAGGCAGGAAGATAGCAGTAATGAGCGGAAAAGGTGGCGTAGGAAAATCAACCGTAACAGCTTTGCTCGCAATCCACCTCGCCAGAAAAGGCAAAAAAGTTGCAATTCTCGACGCTGACTTTCTCGGGCCGAGCATCCCCAAGCTGTTTGGACTTGATGATGCAAGCATTGGATTTACTGAAAAGGGCATTGAACCGGCCATTACAAGAAAATACGGAATAAAGGTGCTCTCAATACAGTTTTTACTGCCAGAAAAGGATACACCAGTCATCTGGAGGGGGCCGATGATTGCAGGCGTGATAAAGGATCTGATCGGGAAAACAAACTGGGAGGGAGTAGACTACCTTCTTTTCGACCTGCCTCCCGGAACCGGTGATGCTCCACTCACACTGATGCAGACAGCAAACCTCGATGGGGTTGTAATGGTTGCCTCACCAACAGAGCTTACATCCATCATTGTCGAAAAGGCCCTTAACATGGCAAAAATGATGAACACGAGGGTCACGGGGCTTGTGGAAAACATGAGCTACTTCAAATGCCCCCATTGTGGGGTAATATCTCATATATTCGGAAAGCACAGGGCAAGGAAGCTTGCGGAAAAATACGGGCTGGAGGTTCTTGCAGAGATACCCATCGACCCTGAGCTTGCAGAGCTTTCAGATTTAGGAGAAATCGAGAGCTACGAGACCGATTACTTCCGGGAAATCACCCTCTGA
- a CDS encoding KH domain-containing protein yields the protein METIEIKIPSDRVGVIIGKEGEVKKRLEEETGCKISIDGRNGIVKITRGEDAVGFLKAKDVVNAIARGFNPDTAMKLLDDDFTLFESIDLSQYVSPKALERIKGRIIGKEGKIRRMIEETLNVRVSVYDKYVSIIGPMENVAAAREAIMMLVEGSQHFTVQKFMERKKREIEMRSMDWYPSP from the coding sequence ATGGAAACGATTGAAATCAAGATTCCATCGGATAGGGTCGGTGTTATAATCGGCAAGGAGGGAGAAGTGAAGAAAAGACTTGAAGAGGAGACAGGCTGCAAGATCAGCATAGACGGCAGAAACGGGATTGTAAAAATAACAAGGGGTGAGGATGCAGTTGGATTTCTGAAAGCAAAAGACGTTGTTAATGCAATTGCGAGAGGGTTCAATCCGGATACTGCAATGAAACTGCTTGATGATGACTTCACACTTTTTGAGAGCATTGATTTGAGCCAGTACGTCTCTCCAAAGGCGCTGGAGAGGATAAAGGGGAGGATTATCGGCAAGGAAGGTAAAATCAGGAGAATGATAGAAGAAACGCTGAATGTGAGGGTCTCTGTGTACGATAAATACGTCTCCATAATAGGCCCGATGGAGAACGTTGCCGCAGCAAGAGAGGCAATTATGATGCTCGTTGAAGGTTCCCAGCACTTCACCGTCCAGAAATTTATGGAGAGAAAGAAAAGGGAAATCGAAATGCGGAGCATGGACTGGTATCCCAGTCCGTAA
- a CDS encoding RIO1 family regulatory kinase/ATPase → MKDIKRIEKLLDQLRIKEKDSEARKIFAEVFDERTLKTLYKLSAKGYIQALGGVVSTGKEANVFYADGSINGEFKPLAVKIYRIETSEFFKMDEYLFGDRRFDMRRVSKKELIFTWVEKEFRNLERAFNAGVNVPEPYTYLKNVVLMEFLGEDERPYPTIFELKRDLSEVTDVEELYSRIKEHLTRLYRKAELVHADLSEYNIVLKDNDPYFIDMGQAVLTDHPLANSYLERDLRNLIRFFSRYGIKESFEELISSVKGD, encoded by the coding sequence ATGAAAGACATAAAAAGAATAGAAAAGCTTCTGGATCAGTTAAGGATAAAGGAGAAAGACAGTGAAGCAAGAAAGATTTTTGCAGAAGTATTTGATGAAAGGACACTGAAAACACTTTACAAGCTCTCGGCTAAAGGCTACATCCAGGCTCTGGGAGGAGTTGTGAGCACGGGAAAGGAGGCAAATGTCTTCTACGCCGACGGAAGCATCAACGGAGAGTTCAAACCCCTTGCTGTCAAGATTTACAGAATCGAGACTTCAGAGTTTTTCAAAATGGACGAATACCTGTTCGGAGACAGAAGATTCGACATGAGGAGAGTTTCAAAAAAAGAGCTTATTTTCACATGGGTTGAGAAGGAATTCAGAAATCTTGAGAGAGCATTCAATGCGGGAGTTAATGTTCCAGAACCATACACGTATTTGAAAAATGTTGTGCTTATGGAGTTTCTGGGAGAAGATGAGAGGCCGTACCCCACCATTTTTGAGCTGAAAAGAGATCTGTCAGAAGTTACAGATGTTGAAGAACTCTATTCCAGAATAAAAGAACACCTTACCAGACTGTACAGGAAAGCCGAACTTGTTCATGCTGATCTTAGCGAGTACAACATTGTGCTTAAAGATAACGACCCGTATTTCATCGATATGGGGCAGGCGGTGTTAACAGACCACCCTCTCGCGAATTCATATCTGGAGAGAGACCTGAGAAACCTTATAAGGTTCTTCTCAAGATATGGTATTAAGGAAAGTTTTGAAGAACTGATTTCATCAGTTAAGGGTGATTGA
- the eif1A gene encoding translation initiation factor eIF-1A, with translation MFGVVTNMLGAGHIKVRCEDGKERLARIPGKMRKRIWIREGDVVIIVPWQFQDERADVIWRYTNPQVEWLESRGYLKF, from the coding sequence ATGTTCGGGGTCGTTACAAACATGCTTGGAGCCGGACACATTAAGGTGAGGTGCGAGGACGGAAAGGAAAGACTCGCAAGGATCCCGGGAAAGATGAGAAAGAGAATCTGGATCAGAGAGGGAGATGTCGTTATAATAGTGCCATGGCAGTTCCAGGATGAAAGGGCAGATGTGATCTGGAGATACACCAATCCACAGGTCGAGTGGCTGGAGAGCAGAGGATACCTGAAATTCTGA
- a CDS encoding tyrosine--tRNA ligase, producing the protein MDIEDRLSIATRNIEEVVTLDELRSLLESGDKLTAYVGYEPSGEIHLGHMMTVNKLMDLQEIGFEITVLLADVHAYLNEKGDFDEIKKVAEYNRAAFIALGLDESKARFVLGSEYQLEQDYMLDVLKMARITTINRARRSMDEVSRRKEDPMVSQMVYPLMQALDIAHLGVKVAVGGMDQRKIHMLARENLPKLGYDVPVCMHTPILVGLDGEKMSSSKGNYISVRDDEQTVVRKLKKAYCPERQVKDNPVMDIMRYHVFPRFERVVIERDEKFGGDLEYENFNELAEDYSKGEIHPLDVKINAARYLNMILDGARKKLKEMGW; encoded by the coding sequence ATGGATATTGAAGACAGGCTCAGCATAGCAACAAGAAACATAGAGGAGGTTGTAACTCTCGACGAACTCAGGAGTCTGCTGGAAAGCGGGGACAAACTCACAGCATACGTCGGCTACGAGCCGAGCGGGGAAATCCACCTGGGACACATGATGACCGTGAACAAGCTCATGGATCTGCAGGAAATAGGTTTTGAAATCACAGTTCTTCTTGCAGATGTTCACGCTTACCTCAACGAGAAGGGAGATTTTGATGAGATAAAAAAGGTGGCAGAATACAACAGGGCAGCATTCATAGCACTCGGACTGGATGAGAGCAAGGCGAGATTCGTGCTTGGAAGCGAATACCAGCTTGAGCAGGACTACATGCTCGACGTCCTGAAGATGGCAAGGATTACAACGATAAACAGGGCAAGGAGAAGCATGGACGAGGTCAGCAGAAGAAAGGAGGACCCCATGGTCTCCCAGATGGTTTATCCACTGATGCAGGCTCTCGATATTGCGCATTTGGGCGTTAAGGTTGCTGTTGGAGGTATGGATCAGAGAAAGATTCACATGCTTGCAAGGGAGAACCTGCCAAAGCTCGGCTATGATGTGCCGGTTTGCATGCACACGCCCATACTGGTGGGGCTTGATGGAGAAAAGATGAGTTCCTCGAAGGGCAACTATATTTCGGTGAGAGATGACGAGCAGACGGTCGTGAGAAAGCTGAAAAAGGCATACTGTCCTGAAAGACAGGTGAAGGACAATCCAGTAATGGACATCATGAGATATCATGTATTTCCAAGGTTTGAAAGAGTGGTTATCGAAAGAGATGAGAAATTTGGTGGTGATTTAGAATACGAAAACTTTAATGAACTTGCCGAAGATTATTCAAAGGGTGAAATACATCCTCTTGATGTGAAAATTAATGCTGCGAGATATCTGAATATGATTCTCGATGGGGCAAGAAAAAAACTGAAAGAAATGGGGTGGTGA